In the Salvia miltiorrhiza cultivar Shanhuang (shh) chromosome 8, IMPLAD_Smil_shh, whole genome shotgun sequence genome, AAATATTTCACGGACATTAGCTTCACTCTCTCCAAACCACATGGTAAGCAGCTCAGGCCCTTTCACACTGATAAAATTGGCCTGACATTCATTTGCAATTGCCTTGGCGAGCAGCGTCTTACCGCACCCAGGAGGGCCATAGAATAAAACACCCTTTGAAGGCGACATGCCAAATTTCTCAAACTTCTCTGGATGTTCCACAGGATATTGAACAGTCTACAAGAAGATAAACAGGTTTAGTACATTTAAGTATAATAGATAGATACTAAAATCCAACTTCATAATTGAAGTACCTCCTGAAGCTCCCTCTTAACATTCTCAAGTCCTCCAATATCTTCCCAAGAGACATTGGGTACTTCAACTACCTGTTCACAAATTCAACGGAATATTGTGAGCAAATATTGCAAGAACATAAATACCTTGAGGCAAAACATGGATACTAAAAAAGTTCACTTACTGTCTCACGCAAAGCAGAAGGATTGCTTATTCCAAGAGCAGTATGGAAGTGCTCATTTGTTACGGCCATAGAGTTCAGTATCTCTGCATCAATTGAATCATCTTCCAAATCGATAACATCCATTTTCTCTCTGATGCACTGGAGTGCAGCTTCTGTGCAGAGAGCTGCAAGATCAGCACCAACATAGCCATGGGTGTCCTTTGCTATTCTTTCTAAATCAACCTGTGAGTTCATTGATATCTCATTAGTATGAATTAATGGTTAATATATAACACATGTAAATTCTAAGTAAGAGGTGTAGGACATACATCTTCGGAAAGCTTCATGTTCTTGGTATGAATCCTAAGAACTTCGAGGCGTCCAACTTCATCAGGAACACCAATATCTATCTCTCTGTCAAACCTACCAAACCTCCTAAGAGCAGGGTCGATGCTGTTTGGTCGGTTAGTCGCGCCCATAACGATAACATGCGCACGAGATTTTAACCCATCCATGAGAGTCAAGAGTTGAGAAACAATCCTCCTCTCAACTTCTCCATGCGTTTTCTCTCTCTTAGGAGCTATCGAGTCAAtttcatcaataaaaataatagatggAGCATTCTTCTCAGCCTCCTCAAATGCCTTTCTCAGATTACTCTCACTCTCTCCAGCCAATTTAGACATAATTTCTGGACCATTAATCAAAAAGAAGAAAGCACCAGTTTCATTGGCAACAGCTCGAGCAATCAAAGTCTTTCCAGAACCTGGGGGTCCATAAAGTAAAATTCCTTTTGGAGGCTTCACGCCAATAGATTTGAATAGCTGCGGATGTCTCAGTGGCAACTCCACTAATTCACGGATCTGAGCCATCTGTTTCCGAACGCCACCAACATCATCATAGCCAACTTCATCTAGTCTATCTTCATCCTCTCTCCTGATAGGCTCCCCTTCGCAGAAGATCTCAGTATCAGGAGCCACAACACAATATTCCCCAGGATCTGTCTCAACAACCTTAAATTCCACACTCCTCATCCCACCTCTCACAAGAAGATGGTCTCCTTTCCTTACAGGGCGATATGCCTCCAGAAAGTATGCTGCAGGGACAAAATTTAAAGATCAAATATGCTTTCAAATGCTCTCAATCAGGAAATACATAATAAAATCCCTAAAGATTTTAGGGGCTTACGTTTGAGATATGCATCAAAAAGGTCCCCAGTGAGACCTTCTATCGTATCATCCATGGGTAGTATGTGCACACGCTTTCCATATTTAACATCTGGACACTGATGCACAGATACAACATCCCCCAGTCGAACTCTCAAATTTGATCTGACAACCTTGTTCATCCTAATCTTTGGCTCTTCACATGCATCATCAGCAAGGGCAATGCAGACAgtatcttttcttttcttccccTGGAAACCAAGATAACAAGACACTCCAAGTTTTAGTGCATCGATGGAATATTCCAAAAGGTCAATACAAGAACATAAAGTAAATATGATATGATCCAATATAGAATGACTAATAAACAATTAGTATGAATGCTTCATGAAGTTTCACATAATAACAACCAAATATCAAAAGAACCCAGCTTTTACACATATGCAGCTCCCACATTTCTTTTTTCACATTTGAGATACAAACCACATTATAAAACTATGTTAAAAATTATTTCTTGTTAAGAAAAGACAATGTAGGAACACCACATAAGCCATCATAAAAGACTAACTCGATTTTAAGCATAAACAGGTACCCAAATCATAAAACATGAGGTCAAGAGCAGATCAGATGGCACTACCTAAAGCTTCCTCATTAAGCCACAGCTTAATGATCACTCACATCTTTAACTAGTACAACTAAAACCAACCTATCAAATCTTAGAACAAGAAATTCTTCAATGACTCAACTCAGAAGTCATAGTTCTCGGGTAAAACGATACACCCTAATAGACAGATTAGCAAAGGCTCCCTTCAAGTTAATACAGCGATCCATGTTATACCAAATTCTTAAGCATAATTCACCGACCAATTCTACTAACGAACTCCTCCTAATCCATTCTAATCTCCAGAAATAAACAGATATAAAACAGTCGACAAAAGAAAACCCTAACCCTTGCTCCCACCTAACactcaaaatttgagaatatcTGCAATTAAAAGTAAACCTTGATCAAAATAGTATCTCCACGAAAAATCTGGAGCTTCTCCATGGTGGCAGGGTGGAGGGAGACAACGGAGTTGTCGTCGTTGACCGCCTCATCGACGACGAGGCGGTTGGCCGCCTTTTTCCTCTCTAAAATCGCGGTTGAGAAGTCCTTCTTCCCACCTTTCCTGCTCAGAAAAACAAAATAGACTTCAGATTCCGGCGGCGGTTACTTCAAAAGCAAGAGAAACAGAGAAATAGCAACCGATCGAAGACGAGTTGATTCAGAAGCTGTGAGAATTAGGGTAAAACTTACGAATCGGAGGACTCGGCTTGGTTGCTCATGATCTGAGAATTGCGGTGTTGGAGAATCTGGAGATGCGCGTTGGTACTTGGTAGTTTCGCTTGGGAGAAGAAAGGGAGCTGTGAGTTGCAAATGTAGAGAAATAGAGATAGTAGATGTGTGTATAATCGGTGCATATATATAGGCACTTCTTCTATAATTCAACTGACTTTCTTTTCCTTCACCTTATTTAGATTAAAATTCATATACTAGTTGGTTTGGACTTTAGTCCTTTTATCACCTTtgccttatatatatatagaggtggtCTTGTATGCTGACTCGAactttataaataatactccatcggTCCCGATCAAGACGTTACAATTGTTTTTTGGCAtgagatttaaggagttgtagattaatgttttaagtgtgtagtaataaagtgataaagtaagaaagataatgtaataaagtgataaagtaagagagagaaggtaataaagaaatacttaactAGTGTTAATTAAATGtttaaaattctttatttttgccaaatatagaaatatagcatcttcgttgggacggcccgaaaagaaatatgtagcatcttgggcaggacggagggagtattattttaaatgcGGATCAATTCGATTGCACGAtacattatttaaatttttgtgatCTATCTTTTACTCctatataaaaataacaataaaagtATCTATCTATTACTATATCAAAATAGAGTCTCGGAACGGTAATTTTTTAGGTCATTCAAAGTTAACAATTGAATATCATAAATATATTTGGATTTTATACCAAATACTTCATTCGTTcgataaaaacatgcatagccCATTTATAGGTAATAATTCACTCACTAAACATCATAATCAGTGTGAAACCCTTTCTCCAATCACACTAAATTTTACAGGAtctcttaaaatttgtgtcgtctcaaacattaaataataaatataattataaatatctaAAAGACATTATATAGTATAAGACatactacaaataaaataagatgaAATTCACAACACAACCAATCCTATTAAAGTCCAATACGACTTCCAATCCTCCAAAATATTGGAATTTGTCTCCAAACATATTCAAAGTATTATTTGCATTTGGTTGTTTTTCCATTGATTTtgcttttttgttttcttttaataaatactcgGGTTGGTTGAAATCAGAAATGTTAATGTGTCTAAAATTGCAATTTGATTCCTGCTTCTCATCAAGTTATTCATCCATTCTTATTCTTACATCAACACTTTGGTGTTGTGCTTCTATTTTCTActataacatttttattttgtgcTTCTATCTTCTGCCTTTGTACTTGCATAGTGTCAtcatttttgttgttgttgcatTTAAGCTCTccattcaatcttaaattttctaatttttataattaggcTAAGAACACCGTATACATCTTCACATTTTTTTggtttcttatttttttattttatttatatcacCATATGAACGATGGGGTGATACAAAATCATAGTGATGATCATCACAAGTAAGGGACATCGGTTATTTTCAGATCGACGGATGCTAGCAATTTGAAATCACAAGTAAAATTAGAGCCCTTATATGAGTATCGGTAACAATATCAATGTAAGGGCATCCGACGCTTGAAtcaataaaataggagagaaacAACAGAAGTAATGAACGTAGTAACACGTAAAATAATGAATAGAGCAGTAGACTGGATAGTAAAATATGGATTATCCGATCAATCGGGGTGTTCCGATTGATTGGAGCAAGAGCAAAGAGGCAGATTAAAAATATGGAAATGCAAAAGTGGGAGATCGTGTGAAGTGATAAAGTGGATGCAAGTGACTGATATCTCCCCTAATACCTAGCCGGATGGTATATATATGACAAGTGTGCGGTGGTGATTTAAACTgaataactttaattatttgAGCTTACACAAATTTCTTTATCAACATTTAAGAATTTGAcgcccaattaattaattatcaattgatatttttttttttgctccaAATCTATGAAAACATGTGTTTTTGGGATCTGCACGGTAAATGTTTTCTCAAAAGTATCATTTCTCCAATTTCATAATTTCAACgagatatgaatcaagtaaaattaaCTTATGgagtataataaaaataataatatttttttaagaatattCATACATTTCAATTaatccaaataaataaaaactttaccttattatttttatctatcaaaattaatccaaaaaaataagtCACTTGAGGTGATAATGTATGAGAGTATGTGTAGTTTCATTTTAGAAAATCGAGTATTTCAAATACCCGAAACGGGTAGGGGCGCAAATCGGTATGAGATCGGATACCCTACCCAATTTCATCGGGTATCCGATCCTGAAATTTTGTCGAATCTGATACCTAATTCCGACCCGAATTCGTGACGTTCAATCCAATGAATGAACCGATTTTGACCCGACGACCGTTTTCCAATTTCAGGCGCACAGTTCCATAAAGTTCAACGGCTGGAGCCACTATAAAAACCGGACCGCGTCTCCCCGCGCGTAATTCCATCTCTCCATTTCCCCCAAAACCCCCCAAAAATTCTTCTGCTGCAACAACAAAATCTTTGGCCACTGATCTCACTCTCGGAATCCGCATCGAATCGGAAGAAATTGACGGCGATAGAAGCTATGGCGCCGTCGCTGTTGCGGCAGCTCAACGGCGAGAGGGCGGTGGTGTTTCTATATGTTGTTCGAATTCTTCTCTCCATTCCTCTTAGTCTCCTGCCGGAAGCCTGTTcgctctctctcctctccctccTCGCTCTTGGCGTTGAGATCTCCGCGGACGACGCCTCCAATCCGCTTTCTCTTTTCTTTAGAACCAGGTGAATAGTAGTAATTTCGATTGTTTTGGGAATTTTCAGTCACGTTCGGCCATTTTGCTGTTGGTTTTGAGTTTTAGCTGTTGGCTGGTGCTGTTGGGTATCTGATTGAAGGATTTGATGATATGGTTAGGATCATGCACCGGGATGAAGTTAGGATCAAACTATGTCAAAATTGGCGTTTTTAGTCTGATGAATTGTTCCGTGCTTATTTTGGCGTCTCTGAATGTGTTGTGAACTTTATACTCGGTTGAAGTTGTTGATCTATATGGATGTTGCCTGGGATACTTTTGTTGCGTCGTTGTTGATCTAAACTGAGTGGACTGGAGTTTTGCTATTAATTTATGAAGATTATATTCATGTTTAATTTCGCTGTTGTTACTCCAAAAGcttatttttatcaatttttattgGAATTGATTTGGAATGGCTGGTGACAGGCCTGGAGCTTCTTCTGGAGTTCTGTTGGGTGCAGTCACCCTGCCTGGTCTCCTGATCTCCAAGTTGGTACAAACTTTGAGAGCAAATTCATTAGAGGAAGTTGGAATTGAAGGTATGGTGTGTAATGTTCACTTGAAACACTCTGCCCCCTCTCTTATATTCCAATTTCTGGTTGCACTAAAATGCAACTGCAGGGCTGCTGGATCCAAAAAATTAATCATACAAATTGATAAAGCATAAAAGTCGTTGCTTTATTTCATAGTTCCTCCTTAATGAAGGttgatttgattaattattcatctggattgattaattaagagAACTACTCTCTTATGCTTGATTATCTCAAGGCGTGTACTCCTAGTTAGTAGTAACATGGCCCGTCTAGCTGTCAGGATTATTGAAAGAACTAACATCTAGGGATTCTATATGTAAGTTCATAATTTGAACTTAGATTCCTTCCTTTtctacaattattattattatctgtTTGAGGGTTGGCGGTGGGATAGGGTTACGGAGTCGGAGATTGAACCTTTTTCCCCTTTTCAGGTAATTTGGATGGTTTTGGAGATTgaattgttttattttaaaaaagtaaATAGTCTTAGGTCAAAGCACCCTACACTATCTTCTATGATGTGCAATTTCAAAAGATGGTGTACTGAGCGGTGATGTAATTTATGTCTTATTCTGTCCTCAAAAAATGTGGAAAGATAACTTGCTGACCTTTATTaacaaatcataattattttttcaggCTGTACCATTTTCAACAGTAATAAAACATTTTTCCTATTGTTTTTCCACTTTTAGATTATACAATTATTCTATAATTGGTTCAgttttttcttgaaatgtcatTAGATACATGATCATCTAGAGCTGATTTTATATATTTCTGCCTTTTGCAGAGTTTGAGTATCTGAAGTCACAGTATTGGGCTGCATCATCCAGTTGTGTCGCTGTATTAATTTTCCTTTCCCTCGTCTGTCAGCGTCAGGGAAAGAGCAAGACTTCCATCTCCTCTCTCTCCATCAGGAACCAAATATATAGTTCCATTATTGTAATATTGTTTGTTGGATCAGGCTTGGTATCCTTATCTGCGAAATTATATGGTGGTAAGTGAACAAGTCTTCTGTTATCATACTTATTCCAGTATTTGGAATATGTATTTTTGTTTAGGATCTTACTTGATGAACAAATTTGTCATACATGCCTCAACTTCTTCTTTTGGATGCGCTGCTCCTTTGCAGGCTGGTCTCCAGTCTTGATATCGTTATGGGTGCTTGGCCATGGATGGGCAGCGGTCATACTAATTCAAAAGATCCTTGAAACATTTCCAGCATGCGCTTCTATAGGTACCTTATGTGATTGTTTAGGCTAAATAAGCACTAATAATAAAAACTCAATAAATTCCAGCTTTCTTAGACCTGTTATAATTTTCTAGCTTGGATGAAAGGTAGAAAATCTTGAGATTGTGCTCTTATGATTTAATCCATTCTTTTGTGTTAAGGGCTTGTTATTGTCTTGTAAGCAATTGCATGTGTTTCTCTTCGCAGGAGAATCTCTTCTAGTGACTGCTGGACTTGTAATCTATTTTGGAGACATGATGGCATATACTGCTTCAAAAGTTGGTTTCACCATCTTCAGTTCTCCTAATGCTGTAATGCATGGTCACAAGGTGACCAgttatttcttttttgactGATCAAAGTCTGTATCAAGCAGATTACTTGTTTGGCGTCATCCAAGGCACTATTCATTCAAAATGGTATCAACAGAAGTGAGATAAGCACCATTATTCAGGTATTATTCTCTGACAGTCAAAATAGCACTATCGATGTCAGTTGTGCCTGGTGAAGCTGGTGAAATAATTCAGTCTTGTAAGTTCACGAGCGATTCTTTTGCTTCATTGATGCAGGGAATAATTTTTGGCCTCCTTCTTTTTCCCGTGTTCTATAAACATATTCTTCGAATGTGGGAATACTGTGCCGGCTCGGAGAACAACACAGACTTGGGAATCCATGAGAAGAGAAGATTTCTTGTTTTTTATGCTTTACTCACTTTTGTGTTGGTAGCGGTAGTTCCGTCATGGATGCAATTTGTGCACCCTTTCAACATGCACCCATTTTTATGGTAAGTAACCACAGATTTTGGTTTCAATATGTTTATGCTTTATCTTCTGTAGTCTTGTTCATATTTAATGAAATTGTAAAGTATCTCACAAGGACAAAGTGAGCAACTGATGTAAGGCATTTGTGTTAGAACCACAATACTTAGAGAATTACTCCCTTCGTAGTTCGTCCCACTCTAGTAGGCTCTTCTTTTgggcatggagattaagaaacttacttttagtaattatcacgctaaattttgaagtttttatgcaaaattaaaatttgatcaaAGTTATGTAaattataggcaattaacccttatttaaATGGCATGTGTACTGTAGAAACCTGGAATGGAAAGTAGTTAGAATTTTCTGAAAGGACGAAGTTGAACCATTGTCTTTCTTTCTGACCGAAAGATCCCTGTCTTGACTTGAACATAGAATATCATACATGAGATATGTTGGCGATGGTTCAGTCTAAAAGTGTAAAGAATTTCTTGAGAAAACACAATGTTTTCCAGTAATGCTCTTCTGAACTTTCTTATAAAAGAATTAGCTGTATTATATATTGTTCGAAGGATAGATTCAATAATGTCTCCAGAAGTTACGAGATATTAAAAATAGAGAAACACCACAGAACATGTGTTGAACCTGGACATTTTAGCAAAGTTGCTATCTTATTTGTTCAGTATGAATTATTTTCTCTCAGTGGACGATTGCAAGTATTGCTTATTTTACTGAATTGACTTGGATATAACATCTTGTCCTCAACTTCTTCTTGTAATCAGGGTCATTGATTTTGTTTTATCTGAACCGCTTAAGAGACTTACTCTATGTGTCTATTGGCTGGTCATCATATCTGTGTCTGTTAGACGGTTTTACAGCATATCAAAGAACAGTAAAACCGAGAGAATACTTCTTCGAAAATATTATCATCTGATGGCTGTTGCAATTTTTGTTCCTGCCCTTATATTCCAGGTGCTTTGGGttccaaaaatagatttatCAGTCATTTTCTGCATCTCTATTTGCCTGTAATTAATCGATGCTAATGCCTTATATTTTTTTCAGCCAAAGTTTCTTGATCTTTCTTTCGGTGCAGCTTTGGCAGTTTTTCTCTTGTTGGAAATTATTCGAGTAAGTCCTGATGGAAGCAACTCTTCTTTCTCACAGTTTCTTGGGTTTTATTATTCTCGTCATATGAAATGCAGAATCCTATGACTGGAGTTCAGTAGCTACTGAAATATTTAAGTTAGCTTCTACAGAAACTTCTAGTTGTCAGGAACTCATGTATTATACTTCCATTTTTTATATGTGAAGTGTACTTAGAAAGAACCTCATTATTGGAATATATCTCTTGAGATAAGATATAGTGAGTGGTTATGTAGCATCCTTCCACTTAATTTGTTGATTTAAATTTGCATAGATCTTTGATTGCATGATGTTTGAATGGTTCAAGGAGTAGAACTTGACTCTTTCAAGTGTGGATGTGGCATTGGACTATTTTGCTGTATTGCCCCCTCTCTAGTTTCCTTTTCCTCATCTGTAATCATAAAGATGCCATCATCTTGGAAACTAGTGATATATATAGTCATCATCTCATGGGTTAAATACTTGTCTATAAATCATACATGCAGAAGTTTTCTACATCTCTTAAAACTTCAATCTATAATTTACTGTGGAGAGTTGTTTGAGCTACCTCTCTATGATTTTCACAATTGTCTTTTTCACTTCTGCTCCTTTTATCGCCCTTCCTTGTTTTTCACTAACTTTGATTTTACTGTGCAGATATGGAAAATTTGGCCATTAGGTCATCTAGTCCATCAATTCATGAATGCTTTTACAGATCATCGTGATTCTGATCTTCTTGTCGTCAGGTGTGTGATTATTGCCTACATTGCATATTTTCTATACCAAACGGGTCCCTTATTGATTGACTTAATTCCTGCCTTATCTCTCTATTTAGCCACTTCTCACTGTTGTTGGGATGCGCAATTCCTATATGGTTGTCTTCTGGTTTTACTGATAGACCACTTGCACCATTTGCTGGAATACTGAGTCTTGGCATTGGAGATACAATGGTAAACTCCTATGGTCTGTTTTGGCTCTATGATCTTTGCTTTGATTTTATGACTTTATATGCAATTTGATTCTTCAAATGATACAAGAGATCAAGTGAAAATTGAACTTGTTTCATCATGCAACACCAGTAACTTGTTTCACTCATGTAGAGTGTCTAAGCTATTTTCATCCGTCCTAGAAATATACTAGGTAGTTTACCTTTGTGCGAAACCAGAACTTTTTAGTATTCTGGTGGTCGATACAAATAATCACTTACATTTAGAACTTACTTCCATTCactttccccttcttctttcGTTTTGATTACTCACTTTAGTTTTGTTTCCAAGCCAATCACTTGTGGAAGAATATGGTGTTAAGTCTAGTTTCCATCACCACCATAGCAGCATTATAGTTGGCTATACTTTTTCTTTAATGGTCATTTAACTTtctattcatttttatttggcATTTaccttttattttcatttcatttttgtcAGACCTTTAATcaaattctaaatatatataaaatttaactGTAGGAACAAAAGAAATTTAGTTATATTTAAAtacttttaaatataaataaaataataattataattatactaTCAGTAATGACACCtttgtatattttttatataaataaaaaaaagatataaaagCTATTGGAGTTTGGGATGGATTACATGATTTGTAATTTCTTTGTTGAATTAAGTGCCAAGCTGCTGTGGGGGTAGAAACTCATGCTACATCCTCAAGCAAGCCCATGTTCACCACCTCCGTAACTGCTGATTAATCTATCGGTCTTTCTGTTGATAAAAAGTGCCGTGGATTTGCTTCCGAACGCAGAATGTGTTAttattatatactccattaAATATTCCCTTGTCCAAAGTGAATTGTAATAACCAACAaacaaaagaacaaaaaaaggaAGACAGTTTCATTCAATTACTGAGTTAATAATGTGGATGACTTCTTTAGTTTTTACCACTCTTTTGCTTGTGGTGAATGTTTTATTTGGTGGTTATATCAGGCATCAATGGTAGGACACAAGTATGGAGTCCTTCGCTGGAGCAAGACTGGAAGTACCTTCTTCGTCTCCCTTTCCTCTGTGTTATATCTTCACTGCAAACTCATTTTTCGCTACTAAACTCATGTGATTTTCCTTTTCCTAGAGAAAACAATTGAAGGCACTGCTGCTGGCATTACTTCTGTTCTTGCTGCTTGCTTTGTTCTACTCCCTCTTTTAGCAGCAACTGGTTACATTTTCACTATGGTCcgtccccctctctctctccctcgcatACAAGTGTATATGTCTTGCTCCCTGCGTTTCCGTGCACTCATGGTCGTTTGCACTCTTGATGCATGTTTTTGCAGCACTGGTTTTCTTTGATTGTAGCAGTGACCACCAGCGGTCTGTTGGAGGCCTACACGGCACAGCTGGATAACGCCTTCATACCTTTGGTTTTCTATAGCATGCTGTGTTTATAAAATGCAACAAGAAAGCAACACGCGGAAGTGTGTTTTCGACTTGCAAGAGCAAGAGCAAGAGCCTCAACGAGAAAGCAACATTCATTCGTAATTCTGCAGCTCATTTTTACTTGTAAATAATACCAACATAGCATATACCACTACCACTGTCATATAAATAGAGAGAAGTGTTGTTGCTTCCCTTCATCTTAGCTATAGATGGGATGTGTGTTGTACCAATAGTTTATTAAGTATACGAGTCAAAATTAGCACATGACGGCCGAGGATGTAACCCAGTTTAATTTGTATGAACAATGCCTTGAATTTTATTCAACAATTTTAAACCAACTTGTGTTGTTGTCGTCGTTGTCGTTGTTGTTGTTTAGCACAAAACTGCACTTGAAGAGGTGCCTCATTAGTAAGAAAATGCAAAATTTCCAGAAATTAAATTTGACTCTAGCTAGCTACAAATTGGAAATATTCCTAGTTAAAATTTATGAATGGTTAGACGTCATTTCACGCGTTCAGTATCATAAATATGATATTAGTATTATCTTAATTATATGTATGGTGAAACTTATTTCTATCACCATGATAATCCTTGATCTtatgtaaaatttcaacatttttttGTTATTCTAGTTTTTCACCTTATGTCTTCTCAGTTATAAATTTCATTTTGAATAATTATCGATCAATTGACGCTGACGTTACAATTTGACATATTCAATTTTGTAGTaatgtatattttattatttagatatttataaatttaaatgtttggaTAACTAGGCTAAATATAAGGTTGGTCCAATTAAACCTATACTCTTCGGCTAGCTTTTAAGAGTAATTAGGGGTTCAACTCTTATCAATTATTATACGAATTTAGAAAGAgaataaatagtaaaatcactttttaattgaattaaatctATACTCATGTTTTACTCCTTTGTTATTTATGctagtatttattattattgctTATAATATGTTTCATTTTTATAACATCttatatctataaatttaaaacgATTTTAGATCATAATTGAGTTTGAAACATGTAGGTAGATCCGAACCTTGACAAGCCTATGTagaaatttatttatcttttaatcttttgttaattatattatttattaattattaattattaatatttattttgtagtgTTTTGTCTCTTTACATGTTTTAATGTAATCCATAACAAGCAATTCTACTCCAATATTTAAAACATATCGATCTTATTGCAATTCTTTCAATCTGCACCAATTCTATCATCCGAACAATTAACGGGAACTCCGGGcactattgctgcaggtggggtgtttag is a window encoding:
- the LOC131000085 gene encoding cell division cycle protein 48 homolog codes for the protein MHRLYTHLLSLFLYICNSQLPFFSQAKLPSTNAHLQILQHRNSQIMSNQAESSDSKGGKKDFSTAILERKKAANRLVVDEAVNDDNSVVSLHPATMEKLQIFRGDTILIKGKKRKDTVCIALADDACEEPKIRMNKVVRSNLRVRLGDVVSVHQCPDVKYGKRVHILPMDDTIEGLTGDLFDAYLKPYFLEAYRPVRKGDHLLVRGGMRSVEFKVVETDPGEYCVVAPDTEIFCEGEPIRREDEDRLDEVGYDDVGGVRKQMAQIRELVELPLRHPQLFKSIGVKPPKGILLYGPPGSGKTLIARAVANETGAFFFLINGPEIMSKLAGESESNLRKAFEEAEKNAPSIIFIDEIDSIAPKREKTHGEVERRIVSQLLTLMDGLKSRAHVIVMGATNRPNSIDPALRRFGRFDREIDIGVPDEVGRLEVLRIHTKNMKLSEDVDLERIAKDTHGYVGADLAALCTEAALQCIREKMDVIDLEDDSIDAEILNSMAVTNEHFHTALGISNPSALRETVVEVPNVSWEDIGGLENVKRELQETVQYPVEHPEKFEKFGMSPSKGVLFYGPPGCGKTLLAKAIANECQANFISVKGPELLTMWFGESEANVREIFDKARQSAPCVLFFDELDSIATQRGSSVGDAGGAADRVLNQLLTEMDGMNAKKTVFIIGATNRPDIIDPALLRPGRLDQLIYIPLPDEDSRHQIFKACLRKSPLSKDVDLRALAKYTQGFSGADITEICQRACKYAIRENIEKDIERERKRLDNPDSMDEDETDEVSEITPSHFEESMKYARRSVSDADIRKYQAFAQTLQQSRGFGTEFRFPESAAGGASAADPFAAPAGGAADEDDLYS
- the LOC131000086 gene encoding dolichol kinase EVAN, encoding MAPSLLRQLNGERAVVFLYVVRILLSIPLSLLPEACSLSLLSLLALGVEISADDASNPLSLFFRTRPGASSGVLLGAVTLPGLLISKLVQTLRANSLEEVGIEEFEYLKSQYWAASSSCVAVLIFLSLVCQRQGKSKTSISSLSIRNQIYSSIIVILFVGSGLVSLSAKLYGGWSPVLISLWVLGHGWAAVILIQKILETFPACASIGESLLVTAGLVIYFGDMMAYTASKITCLASSKALFIQNGINRSEISTIIQGIIFGLLLFPVFYKHILRMWEYCAGSENNTDLGIHEKRRFLVFYALLTFVLVAVVPSWMQFVHPFNMHPFLWVIDFVLSEPLKRLTLCVYWLVIISVSVRRFYSISKNSKTERILLRKYYHLMAVAIFVPALIFQPKFLDLSFGAALAVFLLLEIIRIWKIWPLGHLVHQFMNAFTDHRDSDLLVVSHFSLLLGCAIPIWLSSGFTDRPLAPFAGILSLGIGDTMASMVGHKYGVLRWSKTGKKTIEGTAAGITSVLAACFVLLPLLAATGYIFTMHWFSLIVAVTTSGLLEAYTAQLDNAFIPLVFYSMLCL